One genomic window of Phoenix dactylifera cultivar Barhee BC4 chromosome 6, palm_55x_up_171113_PBpolish2nd_filt_p, whole genome shotgun sequence includes the following:
- the LOC113462386 gene encoding uncharacterized protein LOC113462386 yields the protein MRPGSAHLLLLAACFALLPLASPAAVPGAGSHPRRTPLPPVDPRIIPLCNQTHLPDICISAARSYAHEYPVIDPTNLFNILARALIDRIKIDTARTSAMTKTQKLDKMVNVGINNCLKSYEDAMEYTGEGIEAFITRDIRTFVTIFSQVIGAFSGCNDEFMDVPNPLEAQNDRLINMAGNCIRIGKMTFKE from the coding sequence ATGAGGCCAGGAAGCGCCCACTTACTCCTACTTGCCGCCTGCTTCGCCCTCCTCCCCCTTGCCTCCCCCGCCGCCGTTCCCGGCGCCGGCAGCCATCCCCGCCGCACGCCCCTCCCCCCTGTTGACCCTCGGATCATCCCCCTCTGCAACCAGACTCATCTCCCCGACATCTGCATCAGCGCGGCTCGCTCCTACGCCCATGAGTACCCCGTCATCGACCCTACCAACCTGTTCAACATACTGGCCCGCGCGCTCATAGACCGCATCAAAATCGACACAGCCAGGACCAGCGCCATGACCAAGACCCAGAAGTTGGATAAGATGGTGAACGTTGGCATCAACAACTGCCTTAAATCCTACGAGGACGCAATGGAGTACACGGGCGAAGGGATAGAGGCATTCATAACACGCGACATACGAACATTTGTGACCATATTCAGCCAGGTGATCGGCGCATTCAGCGGTTGCAACGACGAGTTCATGGATGTTCCTAACCCGCTGGAAGCTCAGAATGACAGGTTGATAAACATGGCGGGCAACTGCATCCGCATTGGCAAAATGACTTttaaagaataa